The Lynx canadensis isolate LIC74 chromosome D1, mLynCan4.pri.v2, whole genome shotgun sequence genome has a segment encoding these proteins:
- the INPPL1 gene encoding phosphatidylinositol 3,4,5-trisphosphate 5-phosphatase 2 isoform X2 produces the protein MASACGAPGPGGAGPGGALGSPAPAWYHRDLSRAAAEELLARAGRDGSFLVRDSESVAGAFALCVLYQKHVHTYRILPDGEDFLAVQTSQGVPVRRFQTLGELIGLYAQPNQGLVCALLLPVEREREPDPPDDRDASDGEDEKPPLPPRSGSTSISAPMGPGSPPAAPETPTTPAAESAPNGLSTVSHEYLKGSYGLDLEAVRGGASNLPHLTRTLATSCRRLHSEVDKVLSGLEILSKVFDQQSSPMVTRLLQQQNPPQTGEQELESLVLKLSVLKDFLSGIQKKALKALQDMSSTAPPAPLQPSIRKAKTIPVQAFEVKLDVTLGDLTKIGKSQKFTLSVDVEGGRLVLLRRQRDSQEDWTTFTHDRIRQLIKSQRVQNKLGVVFEKEKDRTQRKDFIFVSARKREAFCQLLQLMKNKHSKQDEPDMISVFIGTWNMGSVPPPKNVTSWFTSKGLGKTLDEVTVTIPHDIYVFGTQENSVGDREWLDLLRGGLKELTDLDYRPIAMQSLWNIKVAVLVKPEHENRISHVSTSSVKTGIANTLGNKGAVGVSFMFNGTSFGFVNCHLTSGNEKTARRNQNYLDILRLLSLGDRQLSAFDISLRFTHLFWFGDLNYRLDMDIQEILNYISRKEFEPLLRVDQLNLEREKHKVFLRFSEEEISFPPTYRYERGSRDTYAWHKQKPTGVRTNVPSWCDRILWKSYPETHIICNSYGCTDDIVTSDHSPVFGTFEVGVTSQFISKKGLSKTSDQAYIEFESIEAIVKTASRTKFFIEFYSTCLEEYKKSFENDAQSSDNINFLKVQWSSRQLPTLKPILADIEYLQDQHLLLTVKSMDGYESYGECVVALKSMIGSTAQQFLTFLSHRGEETGNIRGSMKVRVPTERLGTRERLYEWISIDKDEAGAKSKAPSVSRGSQDPRSGNRKPAPAEASCPLSRLFEEPEKPPPTGRPPAPPRAAPREEPLTSRLKAEGAPEPEGVAAPPPKNSFNNPAYYVLEGVPHQLLPPEPPSPARTPVPPATKNKVAITVPAPQLGRHRPPRVGEGSSSDEESGGTLPPPDFPPPPLPDSAIFLPPSLDPLTGPVVRGRSGGEARGPPPPKAHPRPPLPPGPSPTSTFLGEVASGDDRSCSVLQMAKTLSEVDYAPAGPGRSVLLPGPLELQPPRGLPSDYGRPLSFPPPRIRESIQEDLAEERHHRGGPGGGRGAGPGSQAPPSGHPAAQQVIAVALRICELSAPPRPY, from the exons ATGGCTTCGGCTTGCGGGGCGCCGGGCCCGGGGGGTGCGGGGCCCGGGGGCGCGCTGGGCAGCCCGGCCCCCGCCTGGTACCACCGCGACCTGAGCCGAGCTGCCGCCGAGGAGCTGCTGGCCCGGGCAGGCCGCGATGGCAGCTTCCTGGTCCGAGACAGCGAGAGCGTGGCGGGAGCTTTCGCGCTCTGTGTCCT GTATCAGAAGCATGTGCATACATACAGAATTCTACCTGATGGGGAAGACTTCCTGGCCGTGCAG ACCTCGCAGGGCGTGCCCGTGCGCCGCTTCCAGACCCTGGGTGAGCTCATCGGCCTGTATGCCCAGCCCAACCAGGGCCTTGTGTGCGCCCTGCTGCTCCCTGTGGAGCGGGAGCGAGAGCCAGACCCACCGGACGACCGTGATGCCTCAG ATGGGGAGGATGAGAAGCCCCCGCTGCCCCCGCGCTCCGGCTCCACCAGTATTTCTGCCCCCATGGGGCCTGGCAGCCCCCCAGCAGCCCCTGAGACTCCCACAACTCCAGCTGCTGAGAG TGCTCCCAACGGGCTGAGTACTGTCTCGCACGAGTACCTGAAGGGTAGCTACGGACTGGACCTGGAGGCTGTGCGAGGTGGAGCCAGCAACCTGCCCCATCTTACCCGCACCCTGGCCACCTCCTGCCGGAGGCTGCACAG TGAGGTGGACAAGGTCCTGTCGGGCCTGGAGATCCTGTCCAAGGTGTTTGACCAGCAGAGCTCTCCCATGGTGACCCGCCTTTTGCAGCAGCAG AATCCACCACAGACTGGGGAGCAGGAACTAGAGAGCCTGGTGCTGAAGCTGTCCGTGTTAAAGGATTTTCTGTCAGGCATCCAGAAAAAG GCCCTGAAGGCCCTGCAGGACATGAGCTCCACAGCCCCGCCGGCGCCGCTGCAGCCATCCATACGTAAGGCCAAGACCATCCCCGTGCAGGCCTTTGAG GTGAAGCTGGATGTGACCCTGGGTGACCTGACCAAGATTGGGAAGTCACAGAAGTTCACGCTGAGCGTGGATGTGGAGGGTGGGCGGCTGGTGCTGCTGCGGAGACAGCGGGACTCACAGGAGGACTGGACGACCTTCACACACGACCGCA TCCGCCAGCTCATTAAGTCCCAGCGTGTCCAGAACAAGCTGGGAGTTGTGTTTGAGAAGGAGAAGGATCGGACGCAGCGCAAGGACTTCATCTTTGTCAGTGCCCGG AAGCGGGAGGCCTTCTGCCAGCTGCTGCAGCTCATGAAGAACAAGCACTCGAAGCAAGATGAGCCCGACATGATCTCTGTCTTCATAGGCACCTGGAATATGG GAAGTGTACCACCTCCGAAAAACGTGACATCTTGGTTCACATCGAAGGGTCTAGGGAAAACCCTGGATGAAGTCACAGTGACCATACCCCATGACATCTATGTCTTTGGGACCCAGGAGAACTCGGTGGGCGACCGCGAGTGGCTGGACCTACTACGCGGGggcctcaaggagctcacagatCTGGATTACCGCCCG ATTGCCATGCAGTCACTGTGGAACATCAAGGTGGCTGTGCTGGTCAAGCCAGAGCACGAGAACCGAATCAGCCACGTCAGTACATCCAGCGTGAAGACTGGCATCGCCAACACCCTGG GAAACAAGGGGGCTGTGGGTGTCTCCTTCATGTTTAATGGCACCTCATTTGGCTTTGTGAATTGCCACCTTACCTCGGGAAATGAGAAAACTGCCCG GCGGAACCAGAACTACCTGGACATCCTGCGGCTGCTCTCACTAGGTGACCGACAGCTCAGTGCCTTTGACATCTCTCTGCGTTTCACTCACCTCTTCTGGTTTGGGGACCTCAACTACCGCCTGGACATGGATATCCAG GAGATCCTGAACTACATCAGCAGGaaggagtttgagcccctgctcAGAGTGGACCAGCTCAACTTGGAGCGTGAGAAACACAAGGTCTTTCTTCGATTCA GTGAGGAGGAGatctccttcccacccacctaCCGCTATGAGCGGGGTTCCCGGGACACATATGCCTGGCACAAGCAGAAGCCAACTGGG GTCCGGACCAATGTGCCTTCATGGTGTGACCGGATTCTCTGGAAATCCTACCCTGAGACCCACATCATCTGCAATTCCTATG GTTGCACTGATGACATCGTCACCAGCGACCACTCCCCTGTGTTTGGGACATTTGAGGTTGGAGTTACCTCTCAGTTCATCTCTAAGAAAG GTCTCTCAAAGACTTCAGACCAGGCCTACATTGAGTTTGAGAGCATTGAGGCCATTGTGAAGACAGCCAGCCGCACCAAGTTCTTCATTGAATTCTATTCCACCTGCCTGGAGG agTACAAGAAGAGCTTTGAGAATGATGCCCAGAGCAGTGACAACATCAACTTCCTCAAGGTGCAATGGTCTTCACGCCAGCTGCCCACG CTCAAGCCAATTCTGGCTGACATCGAGTACCTGCAGGACCAGCACCTCCTGCTCACGGTCAAATCCATGGATGGCTATGAATCCTatg GGGAGTGTGTGGTTGCACTCAAGTCCATGATTGGCAGCACAGCACAGCAGTTCCTGACCTTCCTGTCCCACCGTGGCGAGGAGACAGGCAACATCCGTGGCTCCATGAAGGTGCGGGTGCCCACAGAGCGCCTGGGCACCCGTGAGCGACTCTACG agTGGATCAGCATTGATAAGGACGAGGCAGGAGCAAAGAGCAAAGCCCCCTCTGTGTCTCGAGGCAGTCAGGATCCCAG GTCAGGGAACCGCAAGCCAGCCCCCGCAGAGGCCTCCTGCCCACTGTCCAGGTTATTCGAAGAACCAGAGAAACCACCACCAACTGggaggcccccagccccacctcgaGCCGCTCCCCGGGAGGAGCCCTTGACCTCCAG GTTGAAGGCAGAGGGGGCTCCAGAGCCGGAAGGGGTGGCGGCCCCCCCACCCAAGAACAGCTTCAATAACCCTGCCTACTACGTCCTTGAAGGGGTCCCACACCAGCTGCTGCCTCCGGAGCCACCCTCGCCTGCCAGGACCCCTGTCCCACCTGCCACCAAGAACAAAGTGGCCATCACAGTGCCTGCTCCACAGCTTGGGCGCCACCGGCCCCCCCGTGTGGGAGAGGGGAGCTCATCAGATGAGGAGTCTGGGGGCACACTGCCCCCTCCAGActttccaccaccaccactgccagaCTCGGCCATCTTCCTGCCCCCCAGCCTGGACCCTTTGACAGGGCCAGTGGTCAGGGGCCGCAGTGGGGGTGAGGCCCGTGGCCCACCACCTCCCAAGGCCCATCCAAGACCCCCACTACCCCCAGGCCCCTCACCTACCAGCACTTTCCTGGGGGAGGTAGCCAGTGGGGACGATCGTTCCTGCTCAGTGCTGCAGATGGCCAAGACGCTGAGTGAGGTGGACTATGCTCCTGCTGGGCCTGGCCGCTCAGTGCTTCTGCCAGGCCCCCTGGAGCTGCAGCCACCCCGAGGACTTCCCTCAGACTATGGTCGGCCTCTCAGCTTCCCTCCACCTCGCATCAGAGAGAGCATCCAGGAGGACCTGGCAGAGGAG CGACATCACCGAGGAGGACCTGGAGGAGGCCGGGGTGCAGGACCCGGCTCACAAGCGCCTCCTTCTGGACACCCTGCAGCTCAGCAAGTGATAGCGGTGGCACTGCGAATCTGCGAACTcagcgcccctccccgcccctacTAA
- the INPPL1 gene encoding phosphatidylinositol 3,4,5-trisphosphate 5-phosphatase 2 isoform X1, whose protein sequence is MASACGAPGPGGAGPGGALGSPAPAWYHRDLSRAAAEELLARAGRDGSFLVRDSESVAGAFALCVLYQKHVHTYRILPDGEDFLAVQTSQGVPVRRFQTLGELIGLYAQPNQGLVCALLLPVEREREPDPPDDRDASDGEDEKPPLPPRSGSTSISAPMGPGSPPAAPETPTTPAAESAPNGLSTVSHEYLKGSYGLDLEAVRGGASNLPHLTRTLATSCRRLHSEVDKVLSGLEILSKVFDQQSSPMVTRLLQQQNPPQTGEQELESLVLKLSVLKDFLSGIQKKALKALQDMSSTAPPAPLQPSIRKAKTIPVQAFEVKLDVTLGDLTKIGKSQKFTLSVDVEGGRLVLLRRQRDSQEDWTTFTHDRIRQLIKSQRVQNKLGVVFEKEKDRTQRKDFIFVSARKREAFCQLLQLMKNKHSKQDEPDMISVFIGTWNMGSVPPPKNVTSWFTSKGLGKTLDEVTVTIPHDIYVFGTQENSVGDREWLDLLRGGLKELTDLDYRPIAMQSLWNIKVAVLVKPEHENRISHVSTSSVKTGIANTLGNKGAVGVSFMFNGTSFGFVNCHLTSGNEKTARRNQNYLDILRLLSLGDRQLSAFDISLRFTHLFWFGDLNYRLDMDIQEILNYISRKEFEPLLRVDQLNLEREKHKVFLRFSEEEISFPPTYRYERGSRDTYAWHKQKPTGVRTNVPSWCDRILWKSYPETHIICNSYGCTDDIVTSDHSPVFGTFEVGVTSQFISKKGLSKTSDQAYIEFESIEAIVKTASRTKFFIEFYSTCLEEYKKSFENDAQSSDNINFLKVQWSSRQLPTLKPILADIEYLQDQHLLLTVKSMDGYESYGECVVALKSMIGSTAQQFLTFLSHRGEETGNIRGSMKVRVPTERLGTRERLYEWISIDKDEAGAKSKAPSVSRGSQDPRSGNRKPAPAEASCPLSRLFEEPEKPPPTGRPPAPPRAAPREEPLTSRLKAEGAPEPEGVAAPPPKNSFNNPAYYVLEGVPHQLLPPEPPSPARTPVPPATKNKVAITVPAPQLGRHRPPRVGEGSSSDEESGGTLPPPDFPPPPLPDSAIFLPPSLDPLTGPVVRGRSGGEARGPPPPKAHPRPPLPPGPSPTSTFLGEVASGDDRSCSVLQMAKTLSEVDYAPAGPGRSVLLPGPLELQPPRGLPSDYGRPLSFPPPRIRESIQEDLAEEAPCPQGGRASGLGEAGMGAWLRAIGLERYEEGLVHNGWDDLEFLSDITEEDLEEAGVQDPAHKRLLLDTLQLSK, encoded by the exons ATGGCTTCGGCTTGCGGGGCGCCGGGCCCGGGGGGTGCGGGGCCCGGGGGCGCGCTGGGCAGCCCGGCCCCCGCCTGGTACCACCGCGACCTGAGCCGAGCTGCCGCCGAGGAGCTGCTGGCCCGGGCAGGCCGCGATGGCAGCTTCCTGGTCCGAGACAGCGAGAGCGTGGCGGGAGCTTTCGCGCTCTGTGTCCT GTATCAGAAGCATGTGCATACATACAGAATTCTACCTGATGGGGAAGACTTCCTGGCCGTGCAG ACCTCGCAGGGCGTGCCCGTGCGCCGCTTCCAGACCCTGGGTGAGCTCATCGGCCTGTATGCCCAGCCCAACCAGGGCCTTGTGTGCGCCCTGCTGCTCCCTGTGGAGCGGGAGCGAGAGCCAGACCCACCGGACGACCGTGATGCCTCAG ATGGGGAGGATGAGAAGCCCCCGCTGCCCCCGCGCTCCGGCTCCACCAGTATTTCTGCCCCCATGGGGCCTGGCAGCCCCCCAGCAGCCCCTGAGACTCCCACAACTCCAGCTGCTGAGAG TGCTCCCAACGGGCTGAGTACTGTCTCGCACGAGTACCTGAAGGGTAGCTACGGACTGGACCTGGAGGCTGTGCGAGGTGGAGCCAGCAACCTGCCCCATCTTACCCGCACCCTGGCCACCTCCTGCCGGAGGCTGCACAG TGAGGTGGACAAGGTCCTGTCGGGCCTGGAGATCCTGTCCAAGGTGTTTGACCAGCAGAGCTCTCCCATGGTGACCCGCCTTTTGCAGCAGCAG AATCCACCACAGACTGGGGAGCAGGAACTAGAGAGCCTGGTGCTGAAGCTGTCCGTGTTAAAGGATTTTCTGTCAGGCATCCAGAAAAAG GCCCTGAAGGCCCTGCAGGACATGAGCTCCACAGCCCCGCCGGCGCCGCTGCAGCCATCCATACGTAAGGCCAAGACCATCCCCGTGCAGGCCTTTGAG GTGAAGCTGGATGTGACCCTGGGTGACCTGACCAAGATTGGGAAGTCACAGAAGTTCACGCTGAGCGTGGATGTGGAGGGTGGGCGGCTGGTGCTGCTGCGGAGACAGCGGGACTCACAGGAGGACTGGACGACCTTCACACACGACCGCA TCCGCCAGCTCATTAAGTCCCAGCGTGTCCAGAACAAGCTGGGAGTTGTGTTTGAGAAGGAGAAGGATCGGACGCAGCGCAAGGACTTCATCTTTGTCAGTGCCCGG AAGCGGGAGGCCTTCTGCCAGCTGCTGCAGCTCATGAAGAACAAGCACTCGAAGCAAGATGAGCCCGACATGATCTCTGTCTTCATAGGCACCTGGAATATGG GAAGTGTACCACCTCCGAAAAACGTGACATCTTGGTTCACATCGAAGGGTCTAGGGAAAACCCTGGATGAAGTCACAGTGACCATACCCCATGACATCTATGTCTTTGGGACCCAGGAGAACTCGGTGGGCGACCGCGAGTGGCTGGACCTACTACGCGGGggcctcaaggagctcacagatCTGGATTACCGCCCG ATTGCCATGCAGTCACTGTGGAACATCAAGGTGGCTGTGCTGGTCAAGCCAGAGCACGAGAACCGAATCAGCCACGTCAGTACATCCAGCGTGAAGACTGGCATCGCCAACACCCTGG GAAACAAGGGGGCTGTGGGTGTCTCCTTCATGTTTAATGGCACCTCATTTGGCTTTGTGAATTGCCACCTTACCTCGGGAAATGAGAAAACTGCCCG GCGGAACCAGAACTACCTGGACATCCTGCGGCTGCTCTCACTAGGTGACCGACAGCTCAGTGCCTTTGACATCTCTCTGCGTTTCACTCACCTCTTCTGGTTTGGGGACCTCAACTACCGCCTGGACATGGATATCCAG GAGATCCTGAACTACATCAGCAGGaaggagtttgagcccctgctcAGAGTGGACCAGCTCAACTTGGAGCGTGAGAAACACAAGGTCTTTCTTCGATTCA GTGAGGAGGAGatctccttcccacccacctaCCGCTATGAGCGGGGTTCCCGGGACACATATGCCTGGCACAAGCAGAAGCCAACTGGG GTCCGGACCAATGTGCCTTCATGGTGTGACCGGATTCTCTGGAAATCCTACCCTGAGACCCACATCATCTGCAATTCCTATG GTTGCACTGATGACATCGTCACCAGCGACCACTCCCCTGTGTTTGGGACATTTGAGGTTGGAGTTACCTCTCAGTTCATCTCTAAGAAAG GTCTCTCAAAGACTTCAGACCAGGCCTACATTGAGTTTGAGAGCATTGAGGCCATTGTGAAGACAGCCAGCCGCACCAAGTTCTTCATTGAATTCTATTCCACCTGCCTGGAGG agTACAAGAAGAGCTTTGAGAATGATGCCCAGAGCAGTGACAACATCAACTTCCTCAAGGTGCAATGGTCTTCACGCCAGCTGCCCACG CTCAAGCCAATTCTGGCTGACATCGAGTACCTGCAGGACCAGCACCTCCTGCTCACGGTCAAATCCATGGATGGCTATGAATCCTatg GGGAGTGTGTGGTTGCACTCAAGTCCATGATTGGCAGCACAGCACAGCAGTTCCTGACCTTCCTGTCCCACCGTGGCGAGGAGACAGGCAACATCCGTGGCTCCATGAAGGTGCGGGTGCCCACAGAGCGCCTGGGCACCCGTGAGCGACTCTACG agTGGATCAGCATTGATAAGGACGAGGCAGGAGCAAAGAGCAAAGCCCCCTCTGTGTCTCGAGGCAGTCAGGATCCCAG GTCAGGGAACCGCAAGCCAGCCCCCGCAGAGGCCTCCTGCCCACTGTCCAGGTTATTCGAAGAACCAGAGAAACCACCACCAACTGggaggcccccagccccacctcgaGCCGCTCCCCGGGAGGAGCCCTTGACCTCCAG GTTGAAGGCAGAGGGGGCTCCAGAGCCGGAAGGGGTGGCGGCCCCCCCACCCAAGAACAGCTTCAATAACCCTGCCTACTACGTCCTTGAAGGGGTCCCACACCAGCTGCTGCCTCCGGAGCCACCCTCGCCTGCCAGGACCCCTGTCCCACCTGCCACCAAGAACAAAGTGGCCATCACAGTGCCTGCTCCACAGCTTGGGCGCCACCGGCCCCCCCGTGTGGGAGAGGGGAGCTCATCAGATGAGGAGTCTGGGGGCACACTGCCCCCTCCAGActttccaccaccaccactgccagaCTCGGCCATCTTCCTGCCCCCCAGCCTGGACCCTTTGACAGGGCCAGTGGTCAGGGGCCGCAGTGGGGGTGAGGCCCGTGGCCCACCACCTCCCAAGGCCCATCCAAGACCCCCACTACCCCCAGGCCCCTCACCTACCAGCACTTTCCTGGGGGAGGTAGCCAGTGGGGACGATCGTTCCTGCTCAGTGCTGCAGATGGCCAAGACGCTGAGTGAGGTGGACTATGCTCCTGCTGGGCCTGGCCGCTCAGTGCTTCTGCCAGGCCCCCTGGAGCTGCAGCCACCCCGAGGACTTCCCTCAGACTATGGTCGGCCTCTCAGCTTCCCTCCACCTCGCATCAGAGAGAGCATCCAGGAGGACCTGGCAGAGGAG GCTCCGTGCCCGCAGGGCGGGCGGGCCAGCGGGCTGGGCGAGGCGGGCATGGGCGCCTGGCTGCGGGCCATCGGTTTGGAGCGCTATGAGGAGGGCCTGGTGCACAATGGCTGGGACGACCTGGAGTTTctcag CGACATCACCGAGGAGGACCTGGAGGAGGCCGGGGTGCAGGACCCGGCTCACAAGCGCCTCCTTCTGGACACCCTGCAGCTCAGCAAGTGA
- the FOLR2 gene encoding folate receptor beta has translation MAWRLTPLLLLLLAWTASMCSARNRVDLLNVCMDAKHHKTKPGPEDKLHDQCTPWRKNACCSHNTSQELHKDPSLLYNFNLDHCGKIEPACKRHFIQDNCLYECSPNLGPWIQEVNQSWRKERFLDVPLCKEDCQQWWEDCRTSYTCKNNWHKGWDWSSGSNKCPAGATCRTFETYFPTPAALCEGIWSHSYKLSNYSRGSGRCIQMWFDPAQGNPNEEVARFYALATSAGAMSHGIGLLLLSLVPMLHLWLLS, from the exons ATGGCCTGGAGACTGACACcacttctgctgctgctgctggcctggACAGCCTCCATGTGCAGTGCCCGGAACAGGGTAGACCTGCTCAACGTCTGCATGGACGCCAAGCACCACAAGACAAAGCCAGGCCCCGAGGACAAGTTGCATGACCAG TGCACTCCCTGGAGGAAGAACGCCTGCTGCTCACACAACACCAGCCAGGAGCTGCACAAGGACCCCTCCCTCTTGTATAACTTTAACCTGGACCACTGCGGCAAGATAGAGCCTGCCTGCAAGCGCCACTTCATTCAGGACAACTGTCTGTACGAGTGCTCACCCAATCTGGGGCCCTGGATCCAGGAG gtgAACCAGAGCTGGCGCAAGGAACGCTTCCTGGACGTGCCCCTGTGCAAGGAGGACTGTCAGCAATGGTGGGAGGACTGTCGCACGTCCTACACCTGCAAGAACAACTGGCACAAGGGCTGGGACTGGAGCTCAG GATCGAACAAGTGTCCGGCCGGAGCCACCTGCCGCACATTTGAGACCTACTTTCCCACGCCCGCAGCCCTGTGTGAGGGCATCTGGAGCCACTCCTACAAACTCAGCAACTACAGCCGAGGGAGCGGCCGCTGCATCCAGATGTGGTTCGACCCGGCCCAGGGCAACCCCAACGAGGAGGTGGCCCGGTTCTATGCCTTGGCCACGAGTGCGGGGGCCATGTCCCATGGGATTGGGCTTCTCCTGCTCAGCCTGGTCCCTATGCTGCACCTCTGGCTCCTCAGCTGA